From a single Solenopsis invicta isolate M01_SB chromosome 4, UNIL_Sinv_3.0, whole genome shotgun sequence genomic region:
- the LOC105196379 gene encoding beta carbonic anhydrase 1 isoform X1 — translation MTVLLHSYCSNAVMDRILKGIMKYRKCHREGMVKQFQQVRDHPEPKAVFFTCMDSRMIPTRFTETNVGDMFVVRNPGNVVPHSRHFVDEFTMCESAALELGCVVNDIKHVIVCGHSDCKAMNLLYALRDEEFASQTNRRMSPLRAWLCAHASNSLAKFQHLEITGFREPILFQAETPMRKFVAYIDPEDKFAIEDKLSQINTLQQLQNIASYGFLKKRLERHDLHIHALWFDIYTGDIYYFSRANKRFVEINETTEPLLLKEIKQYYS, via the exons ATGACGGTTTTGTTGCACAGTTATTGCTCGAATGCCGTAATGGACAGAATACTCAAGGGGATCATGAAGTACAGAAAGTGCCATCGGGAGGGAATGGTGAAGCAATTCCAACAAGTCAGAGATCATCCCGAG CCAAAGGCAGTGTTCTTTACCTGCATGGATTCCCGGATGATCCCAACTAGATTTACGGAAACAAACGTCGGAGACATGTTTGTCG TTCGAAATCCTGGCAATGTCGTTCCGCACTCGCGGCACTTCGTGGACGAATTCACTATGTGCGAGTCGGCGGCGTTGGAGCTCGGATGCGTGGTGAACGACATAAAGCACGTTATAGTTTGCGGCCACAGCGATTGCAAAGCGATGAATCTGCTCTACGCTTTGCGGGACGAGGAGTTCGCGTCTCAA ACGAACAGGAGGATGTCGCCGTTGAGAGCGTGGCTGTGTGCGCACGCCAGCAACAGCTTGGCCAAGTTTCAGCATCTCGAGATCACCGGTTTCCGCGAGCCGATCCTCTTCCAGGCCGAGACGCCGATGCGGAAATTCGTCGCTTACATCGATCCGGAAGACAAGTTCGCCATCGAAGACAAACTGTCGCAA ATCAACACGTTGCAGCAACTCCAAAACATCGCGTCGTACGGATTCCTGAAGAAGCGTCTGGAGAGACACGATTTGCATATCCACGCGCTGTGGTTCGACATTTACACCGgcgatatttattactttagccGTGCCAACAAGAGATTCGTGGAGATAAATGAAACGACGGAGCCGCTCTTGCTTAAAGAAATTAAGCAATATTACTCGTAG
- the LOC105196379 gene encoding beta carbonic anhydrase 1 isoform X2, which translates to MCESAALELGCVVNDIKHVIVCGHSDCKAMNLLYALRDEEFASQTNRRMSPLRAWLCAHASNSLAKFQHLEITGFREPILFQAETPMRKFVAYIDPEDKFAIEDKLSQINTLQQLQNIASYGFLKKRLERHDLHIHALWFDIYTGDIYYFSRANKRFVEINETTEPLLLKEIKQYYS; encoded by the exons ATGTGCGAGTCGGCGGCGTTGGAGCTCGGATGCGTGGTGAACGACATAAAGCACGTTATAGTTTGCGGCCACAGCGATTGCAAAGCGATGAATCTGCTCTACGCTTTGCGGGACGAGGAGTTCGCGTCTCAA ACGAACAGGAGGATGTCGCCGTTGAGAGCGTGGCTGTGTGCGCACGCCAGCAACAGCTTGGCCAAGTTTCAGCATCTCGAGATCACCGGTTTCCGCGAGCCGATCCTCTTCCAGGCCGAGACGCCGATGCGGAAATTCGTCGCTTACATCGATCCGGAAGACAAGTTCGCCATCGAAGACAAACTGTCGCAA ATCAACACGTTGCAGCAACTCCAAAACATCGCGTCGTACGGATTCCTGAAGAAGCGTCTGGAGAGACACGATTTGCATATCCACGCGCTGTGGTTCGACATTTACACCGgcgatatttattactttagccGTGCCAACAAGAGATTCGTGGAGATAAATGAAACGACGGAGCCGCTCTTGCTTAAAGAAATTAAGCAATATTACTCGTAG
- the LOC105196381 gene encoding ras-related GTP-binding protein A, with product MKKKVLLMGKSGSGKTSMRSIIFANYIARDTHRLGATIDVEHSHVRFLGNLVLNLWDCGGQEAFMENYFASQRDNIFRNVEVLIYVFDVESRELDKDMHYYQSCLEAILQNSPEAKIFCLVHKMDLVQEDQRDYIFREREEDLKRLSLPLDCTCFRTSIWDETLYRAWSSIVYMLIPNVKELEQSLNQFANIIDADEVLLFERATFLVISHCQRKFHRDVHRFEKVSNIIKQFKLSCSKLAAQFQSMEVRNTNFAAFIDIFTSNTYVMVIMSDPTIPSAATLINIRNARKHFEKLERASQSSALSR from the exons ATGAAGAAAAAG GTGTTGCTGATGGGCAAGAGTGGGTCTGGGAAGACAAGTATGCGAAGCATTATTTTCGCCAACTATATCGCTCGTGATACCCATCGTCTAGGAGCAACAA TTGATGTAGAACATTCCCATGTTCGTTTTCTCGGCAATTTGGTTCTGAACTTGTGGGACTGCGGTGGACAGGAGGCATTCATGGAAAATTACTTTGCGTCGCAACGCGATAACATATTTAGAAATGTCGAGGTGTTGATTTATGTCTTCGATGTGGAGTCGAGAGAACTGGACAAGGATATGCATTATTACCAGAGCTGCTTGGAGGCAATACTGCAGAACAGCCCGGAGGCAAAGATATTTTGTCTGGTTCACAAAATGGATCTTGTGCAGGAGGACCAGCGTGATTATATATTCAGGGAAAGGGAGGAAGATCTGAAAAGACTGAGTTTGCCTTTAGACTGTACCTGCTTTCGCACTAGCATATGGGATGAAACATTATATAG AGCATGGTCGTCCATAGTATATATGCTGATTCCCAATGTAAAAGAGCTTGAGCAGAGCTTGAATCAGTTTGCCAACATTATTGACGCGGATGAAGTTCTTCTGTTTGAAAGAGCAACCTTCCTAGTGATAAGTCATTGCCAGCGAAAGTTTCACAGAGACGTTCATCGCTTTGAGAAAGTTTCCAATATCATAAAGCAATTCAAACTGAGTTGCAG CAAGTTAGCGGCGCAATTTCAAAGTATGGAAGTTAGAAATACCAATTTTGCGGCCTTCATTGATATATTTACCTCGAATACGTACGTGATGGTCATCATGTCCGATCCAACTATAC CATCTGCGGCGACGTTAATCAACATACGCAACGCGCGGaaacattttgaaaagttgGAGCGCGCCAGCCAGAGCTCGGCGTTATCCAGATAG
- the LOC105196380 gene encoding V-type proton ATPase subunit e 2: protein MGAAVIPVIAFTILWGAVFFVGIALPLFVPKGPNRGILQVLLVLTGFTCWLFWLCCYMAQMNPLIGPKLENTTILVMSREWSGRIPQ, encoded by the exons atggGCGCAGCTGTTATACCTGTAATAGCCTTCACGATCCTCTGGGGTGCAGTGTTTTTCGTGGGAATAGCGCTACCACTTTTCGTTCCAAAAGGACCAAACCGCGG GATACTGCAGGTTCTACTGGTGTTAACAGGATTTACATGTTGGTTATT CTGGCTGTGTTGCTATATGGCACAGATGAATCCATTGATTGGGCCAAAGTTAGAAAATACAACCATATTAGTTATGTCTCGAGAATGG AGTGGCAGAATTCCCCAATAA